Proteins encoded within one genomic window of Glycine soja cultivar W05 chromosome 1, ASM419377v2, whole genome shotgun sequence:
- the LOC114409563 gene encoding 60S ribosomal protein L27a-3-like — MTTRFKKNRKKRGHVSAGHGRIGKHRKHPGGRGNAGGMHHHRILFDKYHPGFFGKVGMRYFHKLRNKFYSPIVNIDKLWSLIPQDAKDKALKSKDTAPLIDVTQHGYFKVLGKGVLPQNQPIVVKAKLISKIAEKKIKEAGGAVLLTA, encoded by the coding sequence ATGACAACCCGATTTAAGAAGAACCGCAAGAAGCGCGGCCACGTCAGCGCCGGCCACGGCCGTATTGGAAAGCACCGCAAGCACCCCGGCGGCCGGGGAAATGCCGGCGGCATGCACCACCACAGGATCCTCTTCGACAAGTACCACCCGGGGTTCTTCGGGAAGGTAGGGATGAGGTACTTTCATAAGCTCCGCAACAAATTCTACTCCCCCATCGTCAACATCGACAAGCTATGGTCTCTGATACCCCAAGACGCGAAGGACAAAGCCCTAAAATCGAAGGACACTGCCCCTCTAATCGACGTCACTCAGCACGGGTACTTCAAGGTTCTCGGAAAAGGTGTGCTGCCCCAAAACCAGCCCATTGTTGTGAAGGCCAAGCTTATTTCGAAGATCGCGGAGAAGAAGATCAAGGAAGCCGGTGGTGCTGTTCTTCTTACGgcttag
- the LOC114409554 gene encoding protein DETOXIFICATION 29-like yields the protein MKHSDGNSSTQPLLTARADEPRQIHPHPAETTAVFSAGTPDIAPITGAGDFYREFMVESKKLWYLAGPAIFSFVSKYSLGAFTQIFAGHVGTIDLAAVSVENSLIAGFSYGIMLGMGSALETLCGQAVGAGKLDMLGVYMQRSWVLLLSTACVLCPLYIFAGQVLKLIGQDTEISEAAGTFAIWMIPQLFAYALNFPVAKFLQAQSKVMVIAAIAGMAMVLHPVLSWLLMVKLEWGLVGAAVVLNGSWWFVVVAQLVYVFGGWCWPAWNGFSWEAFRSLWGFFRLSLASAVMLCLETWYFMALILFAGYLKNAQVSVDAFSICMNILGWTIMVSFGMNAATSVRISNELGARHPRTALFSLVVAVITSVLIGVLLAIVLMISRNEYPSLFSNDTEVQDLVKDLTPFLCFCIVINNVQPVLSGVAIGAGWQALVAYVNIACYYLFGIPVGLVLGYKLDWGVKGIWLGMISGTILQTCVLLVLIYKTNWNEEASLAEDRIRTWGGHKKATVNDTENTQET from the exons ATGAAACACTCAGATGGCAACTCCTCCACACAGCCACTTCTCACGGCCAGGGCAGACGAACCCCGTCAAATCCACCCACACCCAGCAGAAACAACCGCAGTTTTTAGCGCCGGCACCCCTGACATAGCTCCGATCACCGGCGCCGGCGACTTCTATAGGGAATTCATGGTGGAGTCAAAGAAGCTCTGGTACCTCGCCGGCCCCGCCATCTTCTCCTTCGTCTCAAAGTACTCCCTCGGCGCCTTCACTCAAATCTTTGCCGGCCACGTCGGCACCATTGACCTCGCCGCCGTCTCCGTTGAAAACTCCCTCATCGCCGGCTTCTCCTACGGCATAATG CTAGGGATGGGAAGCGCGTTGGAAACGCTGTGCGGACAAGCAGTGGGGGCAGGGAAGCTGGACATGCTGGGAGTGTACATGCAACGATCATGGGTGTTACTCCTCAGCACGGCCTGTGTACTGTGCCCTTTGTACATCTTCGCGGGACAAGTTCTGAAGTTGATAGGGCAAGACACCGAAATTTCGGAGGCTGCGGGGACCTTCGCCATTTGGATGATTCCGCAGCTGTTCGCTTACGCGCTGAATTTTCCGGTGGCGAAGTTCCTGCAGGCGCAGAGCAAGGTGATGGTGATCGCGGCGATAGCCGGGATGGCCATGGTGCTGCACCCGGTGCTGAGCTGGCTGCTCATGGTGAAGCTGGAGTGGGGGCTCGTGGGCGCCGCCGTCGTGCTCAACGGATCGTGGTGGTTCGTGGTGGTGGCCCAGTTGGTTTATGTTTTCGGAGGGTGGTGCTGGCCGGCGTGGAACGGGTTCTCGTGGGAAGCGTTTCGGAGTCTTTGGGGGTTCTTTCGCCTCTCTCTTGCTTCTGCTGTTATGCTCTG CTTGGAAACATGGTACTTTATGGCTTTAATTTTGTTCGCTGGATACCTCAAGAATGCACAAGTCTCCGTAGACGCCTTCTCTATCTG CATGAATATATTAGGCTGGACCATCATGGTATCTTTTGGGATGAACGCTGCCACAAG TGTGAGAATATCGAATGAACTAGGGGCACGCCACCCAAGAACAGCATTATTTTCCCTAGTGGTTGCCGTGATTACTTCGGTTTTGATCGGAGTTTTACTCGCTATTGTTTTGATGATCTCGCGGAATGAGTACCCTTCCCTGTTTTCAAACGACACAGAAGTGCAAGATCTAGTTAAGGACCTCACACCATTTTTGTGCTTCTGCATTGTCATTAATAATGTTCAGCCTGTTCTCTCag GAGTTGCCATTGGGGCGGGATGGCAGGCTCTTGTTGCCTATGTAAACATTGCATGCTACTACCTTTTTGGAATTCCTGTGGGTCTTGTATTGGGTTACAAGCTTGACTGGGGAGTCAAG GGAATCTGGTTAGGAATGATATCAGGGACTATCCTCCAAACATGTGTTCTTTTGGTGCTGATTTACAAAACTAATTGGAACGAAGAG GCCTCCCTTGCCGAAGATAGGATACGGACTTGGGGTGGACATAAAAAAGCGACTGTGAAtgacacagaaaacacacaagAAACATGA